The following are encoded together in the Bacteroidales bacterium MB20-C3-3 genome:
- a CDS encoding ABC transporter ATP-binding protein: METEQIVKLDGVYKRFPAGKTEFTALNNINLTFGKGEFAGLVGPSGSGKTTLLNIIGSLDSPSEGTADVLGKRINTLSHKEAALLRNMGIGFIFQTYNLLPVYTVYDNVEFALLLQKRGAADRKKAVMEALEWVGLTDKVNSKPSALSGGECQRVAIARAMVKRPQLVLADEPSANLDSKNSHNIVQTMKRLNKELGTTFIFSTHDEKVMQYLDRIIHLQDGMVINQTGL, from the coding sequence ATGGAAACAGAACAAATTGTAAAGCTGGACGGTGTTTACAAAAGATTTCCGGCTGGTAAAACAGAGTTTACCGCGCTTAATAACATCAATCTCACCTTTGGAAAGGGGGAGTTTGCGGGCCTTGTGGGGCCGAGCGGTTCGGGAAAAACTACTTTGCTGAATATAATAGGGTCTCTTGACTCTCCCTCTGAGGGTACGGCGGATGTACTGGGAAAGAGAATCAATACGCTCTCTCATAAGGAGGCGGCTCTTTTGAGGAATATGGGGATAGGGTTTATTTTTCAGACTTACAATCTGCTTCCTGTCTATACGGTTTATGATAATGTTGAATTTGCCCTTCTGTTGCAGAAGAGGGGTGCTGCCGATAGGAAAAAGGCTGTGATGGAGGCACTAGAGTGGGTCGGTTTAACAGATAAGGTGAACTCTAAACCATCTGCGCTTTCCGGAGGGGAGTGTCAGAGGGTAGCTATTGCCAGGGCAATGGTTAAGAGGCCACAGCTTGTTTTGGCCGATGAACCGTCGGCTAACCTGGACTCTAAGAATTCTCATAATATAGTGCAGACTATGAAGCGTCTCAACAAGGAGCTTGGGACAACATTTATCTTCTCTACGCATGATGAGAAGGTTATGCAGTATCTGGACAGAATAATACACTTGCAAGATGGAATGGTTATCAATCAAACTGGCCTTTAG